Proteins from a genomic interval of Candidatus Rubidus massiliensis:
- the lptB gene encoding Lipopolysaccharide export system ATP-binding protein LptB has protein sequence MSMASDKRITLDVQNLKKSYGGRQVVHDLSFQVREGEIVGLLGPNGAGKTTAFYMTIGLIRPDDGKVVFKEKDVTSLPIHQRARMGMGYLAQEPSVFRSLTVEQNILCILECLPLSKQERKERLEILLGELNLTKHAKKKAMALSGGERRRLEITRSLVTEPTLLMLDEPFANIDPISVAEVQQMIEHLARTKNISILITDHNAREIFSIVDKSYLVVDGKVFLSGTTKELTENESVKQRYLGVNFKL, from the coding sequence ATGTCAATGGCAAGTGATAAAAGAATTACCTTAGATGTACAAAACTTAAAAAAAAGTTATGGTGGTAGACAAGTTGTGCATGACCTTTCTTTTCAAGTTAGGGAAGGAGAGATTGTTGGTCTTTTAGGTCCAAATGGTGCTGGCAAAACCACAGCTTTTTACATGACAATTGGCCTTATTCGTCCAGATGATGGCAAAGTTGTTTTTAAAGAAAAAGATGTTACTAGCTTACCGATTCACCAAAGAGCACGTATGGGAATGGGGTATTTAGCGCAAGAACCCTCTGTTTTTAGGAGTTTGACAGTTGAGCAAAATATTCTTTGCATACTTGAATGCCTACCCCTTTCTAAGCAAGAACGTAAAGAGCGTTTAGAAATTCTTTTGGGTGAATTGAACTTAACAAAACATGCCAAAAAAAAAGCAATGGCACTATCTGGTGGAGAAAGGAGACGTCTAGAAATCACTCGATCCTTAGTGACTGAACCTACTTTACTAATGTTAGATGAGCCCTTTGCAAATATTGATCCTATTTCTGTGGCGGAAGTACAACAAATGATTGAACATTTAGCGCGTACGAAAAACATCAGCATTTTAATTACAGATCACAATGCCCGTGAAATTTTTTCTATCGTAGATAAAAGTTATCTGGTTGTAGATGGGAAAGTATTTTTATCTGGAACGACAAAAGAATTAACAGAAAATGAAAGTGTGAAGCAACGCTATCTGGGAGTCAATTTTAAACTATAA
- the kdsA gene encoding 2-dehydro-3-deoxyphosphooctonate aldolase — protein MHAIKVKDFAIGKGQPLAIMCGPCVIESEEHCLKAAEELQKIFHKEKIPFIFKSSYDKANRSSIHSFRGPGIEKGLAILQRVQKELNLPVVTDVHSIEESKMAGAVCEIIQIPAFLCRQTDLIVAAAQTGAIVNVKKGQFLAPWDMSNVVEKIRSCGNDNIILLERGTTFGYNNLVSDMRSIPIMQSFDVPVFFDATHSVQLPGGQGTSSGGQREYAGVLAKAAVAAGANGVFIEAHPNPKEAKSDASTVMSFDELPNLLYKLKKLHEIANA, from the coding sequence ATGCATGCTATAAAAGTGAAAGATTTTGCTATAGGAAAAGGACAACCCTTAGCAATTATGTGTGGTCCTTGTGTGATTGAAAGTGAAGAGCATTGCTTAAAAGCTGCCGAGGAATTGCAAAAGATATTTCATAAAGAAAAAATCCCTTTTATTTTTAAATCTAGCTACGACAAAGCGAACCGCTCCTCCATTCATTCCTTTAGAGGACCGGGTATTGAAAAAGGATTGGCCATTTTACAAAGAGTACAAAAAGAATTGAATTTACCAGTGGTAACGGATGTTCATTCGATCGAAGAGTCAAAAATGGCAGGCGCTGTTTGTGAAATTATCCAGATACCAGCTTTTTTATGTAGACAAACAGATTTAATCGTAGCAGCAGCGCAAACAGGGGCTATCGTAAATGTAAAAAAGGGGCAATTTTTAGCGCCGTGGGATATGTCTAATGTCGTTGAAAAAATACGTTCTTGTGGCAATGATAATATTATTTTATTAGAAAGGGGAACAACCTTTGGATATAACAATTTAGTCAGTGACATGCGTTCCATTCCTATTATGCAAAGTTTTGATGTGCCTGTATTTTTTGATGCCACACATTCTGTGCAGTTACCAGGAGGGCAAGGGACAAGCTCTGGGGGACAAAGAGAATATGCAGGAGTGTTGGCAAAAGCAGCTGTTGCAGCGGGAGCTAATGGGGTATTTATTGAAGCACACCCTAATCCAAAAGAGGCAAAAAGTGATGCTTCAACAGTAATGAGTTTTGATGAATTGCCAAATTTACTGTATAAATTAAAGAAACTACACGAAATAGCAAATGCATAA
- a CDS encoding preprotein translocase subunit SecA — MYPLSQLENYCHFLSEFELTQSQIPSLNEALKRLQLSASFADKKILQAISQSISKIDAITYHQILGQTLNHLISIHFPNIELFIHYLEGLHKHDWLASYEVFALQAILLTNNHDKIEEINSLFLNYCYSNTKETVKICPYEKGGRELVTSLLALERGDTFLFNSTIIEKWLSYQSFKKLSHDIKSSIHQSNIIEKKFVSLLKLLDEIECEQIKLIFIQCILSKISKEKVSKTFLMTLEDIFKIFISQQKDLNVDFFIELFQKPYFLKLSLFELDVFFKEMANVKDPLMLLEIDTKFLPVTTNSQSLLKDGDLEELKKRFYGKDRNVTFPLSKEKIDCIFDQYYEVNSHCDKWKNYSLEQLVSLCSKFRKNGNLSVLELVAIGRLAMRHLYGIYLYSTQILSVLSFLNEEKGLIAQILTGQGKSATIALLSLVEALQKKSVHITCSSSSLAIRDFEKYKLLFDTFTITSSHICHPNPNLSHFEGQILFGTATDYEFAIMRTKVNFTDYFSHQKKFANVTNPFAVVIVDESDNLMKDTLLNSARIAIPKNQSEHWIYSLIYQFYVNQASKIVKQNQKIPQRLFMASLLDTSSESIAKLAMAILETYQNPEQIVEKLKLFLDQETTDEQKRYLGIISDDQLIIWMGIVDQAVNRLQLNKEYVIQKNDDGKRSIKIVDKDNTGKILEGMRWNNGLHDFLELKHNLSNEVETIVPISYSHSLFYNKYQTIYGLTGTLGSTNEREEIQTIYGVDCVDIPPHIPSIRIDNQPIICNNRKQYYSIISSILEKETSAGRPVLVLTESIKQSDFFFSFAKARNLNPQLFNEKQLEQEHMILANAGKSGCITIATNNATRGTDIILESKSLEAGGLVVLLTTPPQSERVYKQAIGRAGRQGQPGTTHMVFMAEDLKYLDWDGWLAKLKENESEVKKTHIATATIETFTDTVTEEFWGKLHVLKNVLENDFYIREKATLLQKLHLHRMPVIKETLNDNEKELVTTFYKLIKDSSTTIVSFQDFLTSAGRLLIENLLEKWSIHFFHTYEKNILPNVSEQPLEEVKGKIYQLFENSRSFWETYLSSPDGLILYLEQITTINLSHL, encoded by the coding sequence ATGTATCCCCTATCACAATTAGAAAATTATTGCCATTTTTTGTCCGAATTTGAGTTAACGCAATCTCAAATACCAAGCTTAAATGAGGCATTGAAACGTCTACAATTATCTGCATCTTTTGCCGATAAAAAAATTTTGCAAGCAATCTCGCAATCAATTAGCAAAATTGACGCTATTACTTACCATCAAATTCTTGGCCAAACACTCAATCATCTCATTTCGATTCATTTTCCTAATATTGAGCTTTTTATCCATTATCTGGAAGGTTTACATAAACATGATTGGTTAGCAAGTTATGAAGTATTTGCTCTCCAAGCCATTTTATTAACTAATAATCATGACAAAATAGAAGAAATAAATTCTTTATTTTTGAACTATTGCTACTCCAATACCAAGGAAACTGTAAAAATTTGTCCTTATGAAAAGGGTGGTAGAGAGCTTGTAACCTCATTACTTGCTTTAGAACGAGGAGATACCTTTTTATTTAACTCGACTATCATTGAAAAATGGTTATCTTATCAGTCGTTTAAAAAACTATCGCATGACATAAAGTCTAGCATTCATCAGTCAAATATTATCGAAAAAAAGTTTGTGTCCCTTTTAAAACTATTGGACGAAATTGAATGTGAACAAATTAAGCTTATTTTTATTCAATGTATCCTTTCAAAGATCTCAAAAGAAAAAGTCTCTAAGACTTTTTTAATGACATTGGAAGATATTTTTAAGATATTTATTTCCCAGCAAAAAGATTTAAACGTTGATTTTTTTATAGAACTTTTTCAAAAACCTTACTTTTTAAAACTCTCTTTATTTGAACTCGATGTTTTTTTTAAAGAAATGGCCAATGTAAAAGATCCGCTAATGCTATTAGAAATAGACACAAAGTTTTTACCCGTTACAACGAACTCCCAATCTTTGCTCAAAGATGGAGATTTAGAGGAACTTAAAAAACGTTTTTATGGAAAGGATCGTAATGTGACCTTTCCTTTATCAAAAGAAAAAATTGATTGTATTTTCGATCAATATTACGAAGTAAATAGTCACTGTGACAAATGGAAAAATTATTCTCTTGAACAATTAGTGTCACTTTGTTCAAAATTTAGGAAAAATGGAAATCTTAGTGTTTTAGAATTGGTGGCTATTGGCCGCCTTGCCATGCGTCACTTATACGGAATTTACCTTTACTCCACTCAAATACTTTCTGTATTAAGTTTTTTGAATGAGGAGAAAGGATTAATAGCCCAAATACTTACCGGTCAAGGAAAATCTGCCACAATTGCTTTATTAAGTTTAGTAGAGGCTTTGCAAAAAAAATCCGTTCATATCACCTGCTCATCCTCGAGTCTTGCAATTCGTGATTTTGAAAAATATAAATTGTTGTTTGATACATTTACTATCACAAGTTCACATATTTGCCATCCAAATCCTAATTTATCTCACTTTGAAGGACAAATTCTATTTGGTACTGCAACCGATTATGAATTTGCCATTATGCGTACAAAGGTAAATTTTACGGATTATTTTTCCCATCAGAAAAAATTTGCAAATGTAACGAATCCTTTTGCTGTAGTCATAGTGGATGAAAGCGACAACTTAATGAAAGATACCCTTTTAAATTCTGCCAGAATTGCCATTCCCAAAAATCAATCTGAACATTGGATTTATTCTCTCATTTATCAATTTTATGTAAACCAAGCTTCCAAAATTGTTAAACAAAATCAAAAAATTCCACAAAGACTTTTCATGGCTAGTTTATTAGATACTTCTTCCGAGAGTATAGCTAAATTAGCAATGGCAATCTTAGAAACTTATCAAAATCCTGAACAAATTGTTGAAAAACTAAAACTATTTTTAGACCAAGAAACGACAGATGAACAAAAACGTTACCTGGGTATCATTTCGGATGATCAATTAATTATTTGGATGGGCATAGTCGATCAGGCTGTTAATAGACTTCAACTAAACAAAGAGTATGTTATTCAAAAAAATGATGATGGAAAACGTTCTATCAAAATTGTCGATAAAGATAATACTGGAAAAATTTTAGAGGGCATGCGGTGGAATAATGGGTTACATGACTTTTTAGAACTCAAACATAACCTTTCGAATGAAGTCGAAACAATTGTTCCGATTTCCTATTCCCATTCGTTGTTTTATAACAAATATCAAACGATTTACGGATTAACCGGCACGCTTGGCTCTACCAATGAAAGAGAAGAAATTCAAACAATTTACGGTGTTGATTGTGTTGACATCCCCCCTCACATTCCTTCGATTCGAATAGATAATCAACCAATTATTTGCAACAATCGTAAGCAGTATTATAGCATAATTTCATCCATTTTAGAAAAAGAAACTTCAGCTGGTCGTCCTGTTTTGGTTTTAACGGAATCGATAAAACAAAGTGATTTTTTCTTTTCTTTTGCTAAAGCTCGTAATTTGAACCCACAATTGTTTAATGAAAAACAATTAGAACAAGAGCACATGATTTTAGCTAATGCTGGGAAAAGTGGTTGTATAACTATTGCTACCAATAATGCAACAAGAGGTACAGATATCATTTTAGAATCTAAAAGTTTAGAAGCTGGTGGTTTGGTTGTTTTATTAACAACTCCCCCCCAATCAGAGCGTGTCTATAAACAAGCTATTGGAAGAGCTGGTAGACAAGGGCAGCCTGGAACCACCCACATGGTATTTATGGCAGAAGACTTAAAGTACCTAGATTGGGATGGTTGGCTTGCAAAGCTAAAAGAGAACGAAAGTGAGGTTAAGAAAACTCACATAGCAACCGCCACAATCGAAACGTTCACTGATACTGTCACTGAAGAATTTTGGGGAAAGCTTCATGTTCTTAAAAATGTTCTTGAAAATGATTTTTATATACGGGAAAAGGCAACTTTATTGCAAAAGCTTCATCTACATAGAATGCCCGTAATAAAGGAAACATTAAACGATAACGAAAAAGAACTTGTTACAACTTTTTACAAGCTTATAAAAGATTCATCTACAACTATAGTTTCTTTTCAAGATTTTTTGACATCAGCAGGTCGCCTTTTAATAGAAAACCTATTAGAAAAATGGTCTATCCATTTTTTCCATACTTATGAAAAGAATATTTTGCCAAACGTTAGTGAGCAACCCCTGGAAGAGGTGAAAGGGAAAATTTATCAACTATTTGAAAATAGCCGATCTTTCTGGGAGACTTATTTATCCTCTCCCGATGGACTAATCCTTTATTTAGAACAAATTACTACCATTAATTTAAGTCATTTATAA